One part of the Dioscorea cayenensis subsp. rotundata cultivar TDr96_F1 chromosome 2, TDr96_F1_v2_PseudoChromosome.rev07_lg8_w22 25.fasta, whole genome shotgun sequence genome encodes these proteins:
- the LOC120269786 gene encoding LOW QUALITY PROTEIN: zinc finger MYND domain-containing protein 15 (The sequence of the model RefSeq protein was modified relative to this genomic sequence to represent the inferred CDS: deleted 1 base in 1 codon) — translation MECAARGSTTPCAPGPATRRCGNCGAVAYCSLSHQMSHWNDHKDECPRLEQQMRRVDVLNDFPFSFTVASTILEDSRCSFLDSIGLHRTGIWSFECCCGMQSDDSRIGGKYGEWSLPSILCPCTEPRGPASTCLSSWKDYYQWRCLPLDSPVAILLHWPITIYHCFRLSSVQTLTSGVRDKLHIHYLGPDKELYQLAVFGELKALFPGIQLHIELVGPAVPQFRDGEETSLCDYLHCSDEGCPCKSSYKELSGGGCKGNSSVVSLKLRKGFYHDKVRDILKDSYPHLIVAPNAGVAAFSSWLPTIELIKEMGVPAVFTDYCEEAANLAACCISNVTNRPLKLPIQINPFRQPLVMEDSALYLPCYSNCFIFGI, via the exons ATGGAATGCGCGGCGAGGGGGAGCACCACGCCGTGCGCGCCGGGCCCTGCCACCAGGCGCTGCGGCAACTGCGGTGCTGTT GCCTACTGCTCTCTCTCCCACCAG ATGTCGCATTGGAATGATCATAAGGATGAATGCCCGAGGCTTGAGCAGCAGATGAGGCGTGTCGATGTCCTCAATGATTTCCCCTTCTCTTTCACTGTAGCATCTACTATCCTG GAGGATAGCAGGTGTTCCTTTTTGGATTCAATCGGCCTTCACAGAACTGGTATATGGAGTTTTGAATGTTGTTGTGGGATGCAATCTGATGATTCAAG GATAGGTGGAAAATATGGAGAGTGGAGTCTTCCAAGTATACTGTGCCCATGTACTG AACCAAGAGGCCCAGCATCAACTTGCCTAAGTAGTTGGAAAGATTACTACCAATGGAGATGTCTTCCACTTGATTCTCCAGTTGCCATATTACTGCACTGG CCAATTACAATATATCACTGCTTTCGACTTTCTTCTGTGCAAACATTAACCTCAGGAGTTAGGGACAAATTACACATACATTATTTAG gACCTGATAAAGAGCTTTATCAACTTGCTGTTTTTGGAGAGTTGAAAGCTTTATTTCCTGGCATTCAGCTTCACATAGAACTTGTTGGGCCTGCAGTTCCGCAATTTAG GGATGGGGAGGAAACAAGCCTTTGTGACTACCTTCATTGTTCTGATGAGGGCTGCCCTTGTAAATCTTCATATAAAGAATTAAGTGGCGGCGGATGTAAAGGAAACAGTTCTGTGGTGTCATTAAAGCTCCGCAAAGGTTTCTATCACGACAAAGTTAGAGACATTCTGAAG GATTCCTACCCTCATCTGATAGTTGCTCCAAACGCTGGTGTTGCTGCATTTTCGAGTTGGCTTCCAACCATT GAACTAATAAAGGAAATGGGTGTCCCGGCCGTATTTACTGATTACTGTGAAGAAGCTGCAAATTTAGCAGCATGTTGCATCAGCAATGTGACAAACAGGCCTCTTAAGCTGCCG ATTCAAATAAATCCATTCCGGCAACCTCTTGTGATGGAAGACAGTGCATTATACCTTCCCTGCTACTCAAACTGCTTCATTTTTGGGATATAA
- the LOC120274881 gene encoding receptor-like protein EIX2, whose amino-acid sequence MLIILYVLCIQSTLFTVTATNTANNFITCLQNERDALLQFKSTIIDPNKNLASWSSGNCCNWRGIRCHNITRHVSRINLRNSSLQGEINPSLLTLQHLIHLDLSFNFFNFKPIPQFIGSIKSLRYLNLSNAGFSGEVPSSLGNLSSLHVLDLSNLYLSLSSDYVLHVSDSQWLSQLTALQNLKMTGVNFTYASSWLQDLNSLPHIKILGLRYCRLQTIPLVLPHVNFTYLNFLDLSYNRINSTIPAWLFKITSLEYLDLSWNFKFHGLVPPDIRNLTYLNVLVLSYNSIDMSLALSQLGNLRNLQYLYSDYVRKLINCPFHELGGNFSELATTLQLLSLRHSKLTGSLPRWIGNFTNLQFLYVSANSLSGEIPSSLGQLSGL is encoded by the coding sequence ATGTTAATCATTCTCTACGTTCTATGCATTCAATCCACCCTCTTTACTGTCACAGCTACAAACACAGCAAACAACTTCATAACTTGTCTGCAAAATGAAAGAGATGCTCTTCTCCAATTCAAATCAACTATAATTGATCCAAACAAGAACCTTGCTTCCTGGAGTTCAGGCAACTGCTGCAATTGGAGAGGAATTCGATGCCATAACATCACTCGTCATGTTTCCAGAATTAATCTTCGGAACTCAAGCTTGCAAGGTGAGATCAATCCATCTTTACTCACTCTCCAACACTTGATCCACTTGGACCTTAGCTtcaacttcttcaatttcaaacCAATACCACAATTCATTGGATCAATCAAGAGTCTTCGATATCTTAATCTTTCAAATGCTGGTTTTAGTGGAGAAGTGCCTTCGTCACTCGGTAACTTGTCTAGTTTGCATGTGCTTGATCTCTCCAATTTGTACCTGTCACTGTCTTCTGATTATGTTCTTCATGTAAGTGATAGTCAATGGCTTTCTCAATTGACTGCATTGCAAAATCTTAAAATGACTGGTGTGAATTTCACATATGCGTCAAGTTGGCTTCAAGACCTTAATTCTTTGCCTCACATTAAAATTCTCGGCCTTCGTTATTGTAGACTCCAAACAATTCCTCTTGTTCTTCCTCATGTCAACTTCACATATCTAAATTTTCTCGATCTTTCTTATAACCGTATCAACTCCACCATTCCTGCCTGGTTGTTCAAAATCACAAGCCTTGAGTATCTTGATCTTAGTTGGAACTTCAAGTTTCATGGTCTTGTTCCCCCGGACATCCGGAACCTGACTTATCTTAATGTTCTTGTGCTCTCCTACAATAGCATCGACATGTCTCTAGCTCTTTCCCAGCTGGGAAATCTGCGCAACTTGCAATATTTATACTCTGATTATGTGAGGAAACTAATCAACTGTCCATTTCATGAACTTGGAGGAAACTTTTCTGAACTCGCAACTACTCTTCAACTTTTGAGTCTCAGACACTCAAAACTTACTGGCAGTTTACCACGTTGGATTGGAAATTTCACAAACCTCCAATTCCTTTATGTTTCCGCAAATTCATTGTCTGGTGAGATTCCTTCATCTCTTGGACAGTTGTCTGGATTGTGA
- the LOC120276679 gene encoding receptor-like protein EIX2 — translation MSECSVGPAFPMWLRTQKSLQSLGLAYAGISDTMPHWFWSLTPQLYELDLALNAIRGNVPSALQFTSPKYLLPFRDFNFIGVLVDLSSNFFEGPLPRSVANVEYLRLSNNSFSGSLPQDIHITMPKLKGLYLSMNHLSGNIPLELCQSKYLEELDVSMNLLIGEFPDCWKDDAALKVLGFSFNNLSGKIPYSVFSLPLVSLSLNNNKFSGEIPSSLQICLRLLYLDLGHNKLTGNIPTWLGDKQRGLFTLILRSNMFTGSIPPQLSLLHLRILDLSGNNLTGTIPESFGNFISMTIIMTGFYLENMYFSSSMELIVKIKSLVYYRDLPRICVIDLSENNLHGSIPHELSNLKGLQVLNLSGNHLTGEIAYQIGSITSLESLDLSRNDLLGAIPAILSNLSFLSWLNLSYNNLSGLIPRGGQLSTFNDPYVYIGNEGLCGVPLSKMCTVNATETHVDAVGSSEDEDLWFYLGIISGFVIGSWSVWVVFVWKKSWKIAYFLFAEQIINGIYVSIAVNLARLKRRE, via the exons ATGAGTGAATGTTCAGTTGGGCCGGCATTTCCGATGTGGCTTCGTACTCAGAAATCTCTACAATCGCTAGGTTTGGCTTATGCTGGTATCTCTGACACAATGCCACACTGGTTTTGGAGTTTGACTCCCCAGCTCTACGAGCTGGATCTTGCTCTCAATGCGATCAGAGGCAATGTTCCAAGCGCATTGCAGTTCACCAGCCCGAAGTACCTACTTCCCTTTAGGGATTTTAATTTCATCGGTGTTCTTGTGGATCTGAGTTCCAACTTCTTTGAAGGTCCATTACCTCGTTCTGTTGCAAATGTTGAGTATCTGAGATTATCAAACAACTCATTTTCAGGATCTTTGCCTCAAGATATCCATATAACAATGCCAAAACTCAAGGGATTGTATCTCTCGATGAATCATTTAAGCGGGAATATCCCATTGGAATTATGCCAGTCAAAATACTTGGAGGAGCTTGATGTCTCAATGAATTTATTGATTGGAGAATTTCCTGACTGTTGGAAAGATGATGCAGCTTTGAAAGTATTGGGTTTCTCATTCAACAACTTGTCAGGAAAAATTCCGTATTCTGTATTTTCTCTACCGCTCGTGTCACTGTCCTtgaacaataataaattttcaggAGAGATTCCAAGTTCACTGCAGATATGCCTGCGCCTCCTATATCTTGATCTCGGGCATAACAAGCTGACTGGAAACATACCGACTTGGCTCGGGGATAAGCAACGCGGGTTGTTCACTCTCATCCTACGGTCGAATATGTTTACAGGTAGTATTCCTCCACAACTTTCACTTTTACATCTTCGGATTTTAGACCTTTCTGGCAACAATCTCACCGGAACTATACCTGAGAGTTTTGGTAACTTTATTTCCATGACGATAATTATGACTGGCTTTTATCTTGAGAACATGTACTTCTCATCAAGTATGGAGCTCATTGTGAAAATCAAGTCACTTGTGTATTATAGAGACCTTCCTAGAATATGTGTCATCGATCTCTCTGAAAATAATTTACATGGCAGCATTCCTCATGAACTATCAAATCTGAAGGGCTTGCAGGTCTTAAACCTATCTGGAAATCATTTAACAGGAGAGATTGCATATCAAATCGGTTCGATCACTAGCTTGGAGTCTCTAGACTTATCAAGAAATGACCTTCTAGGCGCAATTCCCGCTATATtgtcgaacttgagttttctCAGCTGGTTGAACTTATCATATAACAATCTCTCCGGGTTGATACCAAGAGGGGGCCAACTAAGCACATTCAACGATCCATACGTCTATATCGGCAATGAAGGCTTATGCGGGGTTCCTCTATCCAAG ATGTGCACTGTGAATGCAACAGAAACTCATGTCGATGCTGTCGGTTCTAGCGAAGATGAAGATTTGTGGTTTTACTTGGGTATAATTAGCGGTTTTGTCATCGGCTCTTGGTCTGTCTGGGTGGTTTTTGTGTGGAAGAAGTCTTGGAAGATTGCGTATTTCTTGTTTGCCGAACAGATCATCAATGGAATTTATGTTTCTATTGCAGTAAATCTTGCTCGGCTAAAGCGACGCGAATAA
- the LOC120276664 gene encoding putative pentatricopeptide repeat-containing protein At1g19290 yields MLRFPTLRLRSFPSLRQIHSSQTLLRRIPNPSLQSAPPELLDRLCRILLLERFDAVSKLSFSFSDDLLDSVLARLRLEPVAALGFFRIAAKQPYFRPNCRSYCKMIHILSKGRMLDDARACLKELVRFFGSKDSVSFVFDEMVRVYKEFSFSPTVFDMLLKVFAESGLIKHALHVFDNMGKFGRIPSLRSCNSLLSCLVRNKESRVAVQVYEQMSRLGILPDVFTVSIVVNAYCRDGEVQKGLGFVEEMERKGFEVNIVAYHALINGYCSVGDMEVALSLFRLMVGKGILPNAVSYTLLIKGYCKQGKIAKAEEIIKEMKEMPCLAADEVAYGVIINAYCQLGKMDDAIRVRDNMQIAGLKPNISVCNTIINGYCKAGRVKEAEKILIEMEFGSLKPDSYSYHTLLDGFCKEGLMDKAFETCNVMLERGIEVTVLTYNTLLKGFCLLGAMDDALHLWFLMLKRGVAPNEISSSTLLDGFLKTGDFERALKLWSEILARGFAKNQITFNTAINGFCKIGRMGEAEAILTKMKDLGCCPDCVTYRTLIDGYCKAGDLEKAFRIRDEMEASGFSLSFEMISSRNAIPATG; encoded by the coding sequence ATGCTGAGGTTCCCCACACTCCGCCTCCGATCCTTCCCTTCTCTTCGCCAAATCCACTCTTCTCAAACCCTTCTCCGTCGAATCCCCAATCCTTCTCTTCAATCTGCTCCTCCGGAGCTCCTCGATCGCCTCTGCCGCATCCTTCTCCTCGAGCGCTTCGACGCCGTATCCAAACTCAGCTTTTCCTTCTCTGACGACCTCCTTGACTCTGTCCTTGCTCGGCTCCGGCTCGAACCCGTTGCCGCCCTAGGGTTCTTCAGGATCGCCGCAAAACAACCATACTTCAGACCTAATTGCCGTTCTTACTGCAAAATGATCCACATTTTGTCGAAAGGCCGGATGTTGGATGATGCGAGAGCTTGTTTGAAGGAGCTGGTGAGATTTTTCGGCTCTAAGGATTCCGTTTCGTTTGTTTTTGATGAGATGGTTAGGGTTTACAAAGAGTTCTCTTTCTCGCCAACTGTGTTTGATATGCTTCTCAAGGTGTTTGCTGAAAGTGGGTTGATAAAGCATGCCCTTCATGTGTTTGATAATATGGGTAAGTTTGGGCGTATTCCTAGCTTGAGGTCCTGCAATAGTTTGTTGAGTTGTTTGGTTAGGAACAAAGAGAGCAGGGTTGCCGTTCAGGTGTATGAGCAAATGTCAAGGTTGGGGATTCTTCCGGATGTGTTCACTGTTTCCATTGTGGTGAATGCTTATTGCAGGGATGGAGAAGTTCAAAAGGGGTTGGGTTTTGTGGAGGAGATGGAAAGGAAGGGTTTTGAAGTGAATATTGTGGCTTACCATGCGCTGATCAATGGGTATTGCAGTGTTGGGGATATGGAAGTGGCATTGAGTCTTTTTAGGCTGATGGTTGGGAAGGGGATTTTGCCGAATGCTGTTAGCTATACTTTGTTGATCAAGGGGTATTGCAAGCAAGGGAAGATCGCAAAGGCTGAGGAAATCATCAAGGAAATGAAGGAAATGCCATGTTTAGCAGCTGATGAAGTTGCTTATGGTGTGATCATAAATGCGTATTGTCAGTTGGGAAAgatggatgatgccattagAGTTCGAGATAACATGCAGATTGCTGGACTGAAGCCGAATATATCTGTTTGTAACACCATTATCAATGGGTATTGCAAGGCTGGGAGAGTTAAAGAAGCagaaaaaattttgattgagaTGGAATTTGGGAGTCTTAAACCAGATTCTTATAGTTATCACACTCTGTTAGATGGATTCTGCAAGGAAGGCCTCATGGACAAAGCATTTGAGACTTGTAATGTTATGCTTGAAAGAGGTATTGAAGTGACAGTTTTAACTTATAATACTCTCCTGAAAGGTTTCTGTCTTTTGGGAGCTATGGATGATGCTTTGcatctatggtttttaatgctTAAAAGGGGTGTGGCTCCTAATGAGATCAGCTCGAGCACCTTGCTAGATGGGTTTCTCAAGACAGGTGATTTTGAGAGGGCACTAAAGTTATGGAGCGAAATTCTTGCTAGGGGATTTGCAAAGAATCAGATCACATTTAACACAGCAATTAATGGGTTCTGTAAGATAGGTAGAATGGGAGAAGCAGAGGCAATTTTGACCAAGATGAAGGATCTGGGTTGCTGTCCTGATTGTGTGACCTATAGAACTTTGATAGATGGGTATTGTAAGGCTGGTGATCTTGAGAAGGCCTTTAGAATAAGGGACGAGATGGAGGCATCAGGATTTTCACTGTCTTTTGAGATGATCAGTTCTCGTAATGCAATTCCTGCAACAGGTTAA
- the LOC120276687 gene encoding ACT domain-containing protein ACR10-like produces MGIISDDFVLIRQPETAGEPTVITVNCPDKTGLGCDLCRIILFFGLSVVRGDVSTDGKWCYIVFWVVGSSTGAPTRWGLLKKRLLGACPAASSASGLYISYYRQQELLMMEHKPQVFLLKFSCYDRMGLLHDVTRVLCELELIIRRVKVSTTPDGKVMDLFFITDTRELLHTNKRKEETIDELRAVLGDSMTSCDIELASEDIAACLQASSCLPPAITKEMFKLELAEEPPGKSLSVTMDNSLSPAHTLIQIHCPDHKGLLYDIMRTLKDYNIQISYGRFHASKNGRCEIDLFVMQMDGKKIIDPNKQKALCDRLRMEVFRPLRLTVVSRGPDTELLVANPVELSGKGRPLVFYDITLALKQLHTRIFLAEIGRHVIGDREWEVYRILLADDYESFASKTKVVEKVTKMLMGWE; encoded by the exons ATGGGCATCATCTCTGACGATTTCGTACTTATCCGGCAGCCGGAGACCGCCGGAGAACCCACCGTCATCACCGTCAACTGCCCGGACAAGACCGGCCTTGGTTGTGACCTCTGCCGCATCATCCTCTTCTTCGGACTCAGCGTCGTCCGCGGTG ATGTTAGCACAGATGGGAAGTGGTGTTACATAGTCTTTTGGGTGGTTGGGAGTTCCACCGGAGCTCCGACGAGGTGGGGGTTGCTGAAAAAGAGGCTTCTTGGAGCTTGCCCGGCGGCTTCTTCAGCTTCAGGGCtttatatatcttattataGACAGCAGGAGCTGTTGATGATGGAGCATAAACCTCAGGTGTTCTTGCTCAAGTTCTCTTGCTATGATAGGATGGGTCTTTTGCATG ATGTGACTCGAGTTTTGTGTGAGCTTGAATTGATAATAAGGAGAGTGAAGGTATCGACCACGCCCGATGGGAAGGTCATGGACCTCTTCTTTATCACCGATACCAG AGAACTTCTTCATACTAATAAGAGGAAGGAAGAGACAATCGATGAATTACGAGCTGTTTTGGGGGACTCCATGACGAGTTGTGACATTGAACTAGCCAGTGAGGACATCGCTGCTTGTTTACAAGCTTCATCGTGTCTTCCACCGGCAATCACCAAAGAAATGTTCAAGTTAGAACTCGCAGAGGAACCACCCGGAAAATCTCTTTCAGTTACAATGGACAACTCTCTCAGCCCTGCTCACACACTTATTCAAATTCACTGTCCTGACCACAAAGGCCTGCTCTACGACATAATGAGAACTCTCAAGGACTACAACATTCAG ATATCTTATGGAAGATTTCATGCAAGCAAAAATGGCCGCTGTGAAATCGACTTGTTTGTGATGCAAATGGATGGGAAGAAGATAATTGACCCGAACAAACAAAAAGCATTGTGCGACCGGCTGAGGATGGAGGTATTCCGGCCACTCCGACTCACTGTTGTGAGTCGCGGGCCTGACACAGAACTATTAGTTGCGAACCCTGTTGAGTTATCAGGCAAGGGCCGTCCGCTTGTATTTTACGACATCACCCTGGCCCTTAAACAGCTCCATACACGTATATTCTTA GCCGAGATAGGGCGGCATGTTATCGGGGACAGGGAATGGGAAGTTTACAGAATTCTTCTTGCTGATGATTACGAGTCATTTGCGTCGAAAACAAAGGTTGTAGAGAAAGTAACTAAGATGTTAATGGGTTGGGAATGA